One Misgurnus anguillicaudatus chromosome 19, ASM2758022v2, whole genome shotgun sequence genomic region harbors:
- the luc7l3 gene encoding luc7-like protein 3: MLSAAQLLDELMGRDRNLAPDEKRCNVRWDHETVCKYYLCGFCPAELFTNTRSDLGPCEKIHDENLRKMYEKSSRFMKEGYERDFLRYLQSLLAEVERRIRRGHARLALSQAQQNSGTPGPSGKNEEKAQVLTEKIEELVVQIEELGSEGRVEEAQGMMKLVEQLKEEREQLSSTPSTIESFAAQEKQMEVCEVCGAFLIVGDAQSRVDDHLMGKQHMGYAKIKATVEELKEKLHRRSEDPEKDERGKKEKEDREREREEREKKRKEEEEKEKEREKEREREREKEREREREKDRERERERDRRGRRSHSNSRHSSRASDRRRSRSRDRKRSRSKDRDRKRSRSRDRERKRSRDRSDRKRRSRSRERRRSRSSERRSHRHRSRSRDKDRERGDKDRERGDKDRERGDKDRERGDKDRERGDKDRERGDKDRERGDKDRERGDKDKEKTSKDKEHKDSSDEKKSSGKGSAETTNQLAKPEPMEAEPPKAEVNGTADELQCEGDTQSN, from the exons ATGCTTTCTGCAGCCCAGTTACTCGATGAGTTAATGGGCCGGGATCGTAACTTGGCTCCGGATGAGAAGCGCTGTAATGTGCGCTGGGATCATGAGACT GTCTGCAAGTATTACCTGTGTGGCTTTTGTCCTGCAGAACTCTTTACAAATACACGATCAGACTTGG GTCCTTGTGAAAAAATCCATGATGAAAACTTgaggaaaat GTATGAGAAGAGTTCCCGTTTCATGAAGGAAGGCTATGAGAGAGACTTCCTGCGGTACTTGCAGAGTCTCCTGGCTGAGGTGGAGCGCAGGATTCGGAGGGGCCATGCACGCTTGGCACTGTCACAAGCCCAGCAAAACTCTGGA ACACCAGGTCCATCGGGGAAGAACGAGGAGAAGGCCCAGGTCCTTACGGAGAAGATTGAAGAGCTTGTTGTTCAG ATTGAGGAGTTGGGCTCAGAGGGACGTGTTGAGGAGGCACAGGGTATGATGAAACTGGTGGAGCAGCTGAAGGAGGAGCGCGAGCAGCTCAGTTCCACACCTTCA ACAATCGAGAGCTTTGCGGCTCAGGAGAAGCAGATGGAAGTTTGTGAAGTGTGTGGTGCTTTCCTCATAGTTGGTGACGCTCAGTCCAGAGTGGATGATCATTTAATGGGCAAGCAGCATATGGGATATGCCAAAATTAAAGCCACTGTAGAGGAACTTAAG GAGAAACTCCACCGACGTTCGGAAGACCCCGAGAAGGATGAAcgaggaaagaaagaaaaggagGACCGGGAGCGTGAAAGAGAGGAACGTGAGAAAAAACGCAAAGAAGAGGAAGAGAAGGAAAAAGAGCGTGAGAAGGAGCGGGAGAGAGAGCGTGAGAAAGAAAGGGAACGCGAGCGGGAAAAAGATCGTGAGAGGGAACGGGAACGAGATCGACGCGGTAGACGTAGTCACTCCAACAGCAGACACTCCAGCAGAGCATCAGACCGTCGCAGGAGCCGCTCACGAGACAGGAAGAGGTCCAGGAGTAAAGATCGTGACAGAAAACGCAGCAG GAGCCGTGACCGAGAAAGGAAACGCAGTCGGGACCGCTCGGACAGGAAGCGACGTTCTCGCAGCCGAGAGAGGAGGAGGTCTCGCAGCTCAGAGCGCAGGAGTCACCGGCATCGCAGCCGCAGCAGGGACAAAGACCGGGAAAGAGGGGACAAAGACCGGGAAAGAGGGGACAAAGACCGAGAAAGAGGGGACAAAGACCGAGAAAGAGGGGACAAAGACCGAGAAAGAGGGGACAAAGACCGAGAAAGAGGGGACAAAGACCGAGAAAGAGGGGACAAAGACCGAGAAAGAGGGGACAAAGACAAGGAAAAAACCTCTAAAGACAAAG AGCACAAGGACTCTTCTGATGAGAAAAAGAGCAGCGGAAAGGGCTCGGCTGAGACGACCAATCAGCTCGCCAAGCCCGAGCCCATGGAGGCCGAGCCTCCCAAAGCAGAAGTGAACGGCACCGCCGATGAGCTTCAATGTGAAGGTGACACACAGTCCAATTAA